One genomic segment of Aliarcobacter cibarius includes these proteins:
- a CDS encoding zeta toxin family protein, whose product MNELEKIAIEYLNQNKQKFLNDYTNTIKVTDEKIAIFTAGMSGVGKTELGIFFKENNPDILHIDTDNIREFFKPIGYDGQNSDVFQKVASRGFNELFNYALKQSYSIILDSNFSNITLAIQNIERLLKRGYNIHIYYLYNYPKVCFEYATRREIVTHRKVPKEVFVKSNINSYKTILEIKSIFKDSVNLHFIDKRNDSFYENIDDNFIQNKIGEYFEI is encoded by the coding sequence ATGAATGAATTAGAAAAAATAGCTATTGAATATCTTAATCAAAACAAACAAAAATTTCTAAATGATTATACAAATACAATAAAAGTAACTGATGAGAAAATAGCTATATTTACAGCTGGTATGAGTGGAGTTGGAAAAACTGAATTAGGGATTTTTTTTAAAGAAAATAATCCTGATATTTTACATATTGATACAGATAATATAAGAGAATTTTTTAAGCCTATTGGTTATGATGGTCAAAATTCTGATGTTTTCCAAAAGGTGGCTAGTAGAGGATTTAATGAACTTTTTAACTATGCTTTAAAACAAAGTTACTCTATTATTCTAGATTCTAATTTTTCTAATATTACTTTAGCAATTCAAAATATTGAAAGATTATTAAAAAGAGGCTACAATATTCATATATATTATCTCTATAATTATCCAAAAGTTTGTTTTGAATATGCAACAAGAAGAGAAATAGTAACACATAGAAAAGTTCCAAAAGAAGTATTTGTAAAGAGTAATATCAACTCTTACAAAACAATTTTAGAGATAAAATCAATATTTAAAGATAGTGTTAATTTACATTTTATAGATAAAAGAAATGACTCTTTTTATGAAAATATTGATGACAATTTTATACAAAATAAAATAGGAGAATATTTTGAAATTTGA
- a CDS encoding tyrosine-type recombinase/integrase yields MAIYKPYKIKLSNGTASGMYLLATDEEIKYDKDGNTKSPSGRAYKIQIEVEAIYNNRRKRGKKSFNIPLGTSIVKAVQSLQGKKNEMINLLKSKGTLKTEKVTFSDIKQTNGNFADCWLSYYETQLATDKIKHSTYLIYKNAFNTYLKPLHKMKVNEITIRHVQNIINNELSNKKAPATISRIKPTVKPLLEHYDVILNWKKLIEPKIDNERKYKKSKEETKQIINELLNYKHPEVRAIFHFSLTGRRISEILALRYENINWNTNLIPKENVKTRKDIEFKLTLPLIDAIKSRGKIKKEGLIFSLSSKWVLANFKKCMANLGIYDLHLHDLRSLVAQTALDNGANIYDVSALLAHSNIATTEKRYVDKNKDHAQKALDKFTSATTLLLEEEIIDVEVVEDNFLGIKKLFPNASDEQVKKAIAILVSDNLDKLK; encoded by the coding sequence ATGGCTATTTATAAACCTTATAAAATAAAACTATCTAATGGTACAGCTTCAGGAATGTATCTATTAGCAACTGATGAAGAAATCAAATATGACAAAGATGGAAATACAAAATCTCCTAGTGGAAGAGCATATAAAATTCAAATAGAAGTAGAAGCTATCTATAACAACCGAAGAAAAAGAGGTAAAAAATCATTTAATATTCCATTAGGTACATCAATAGTAAAAGCTGTTCAATCACTTCAAGGTAAAAAAAATGAAATGATTAATCTACTTAAAAGTAAAGGCACTTTAAAAACTGAAAAAGTAACTTTTTCAGATATAAAACAAACTAATGGAAACTTTGCAGATTGCTGGTTATCGTACTATGAAACGCAGTTAGCTACTGATAAAATCAAACATTCAACTTACTTGATTTATAAAAATGCTTTTAATACTTATTTAAAACCTTTACATAAAATGAAAGTAAATGAGATTACAATAAGACATGTACAAAATATTATAAATAATGAATTAAGTAATAAAAAAGCACCTGCGACAATATCAAGAATTAAACCTACAGTAAAACCTTTATTAGAACATTATGATGTGATTTTAAATTGGAAAAAATTAATTGAGCCAAAAATTGATAATGAAAGAAAATATAAAAAATCTAAAGAAGAAACAAAACAAATAATTAATGAGTTATTAAATTATAAACATCCAGAAGTAAGAGCTATCTTCCATTTTTCATTAACAGGAAGAAGAATATCAGAAATTTTAGCTTTAAGATATGAAAATATAAATTGGAACACTAATTTAATACCAAAAGAGAATGTTAAAACAAGAAAAGATATTGAATTTAAGCTTACTCTACCTCTAATTGATGCTATTAAATCAAGAGGAAAAATAAAAAAAGAAGGACTAATTTTTTCATTAAGTAGTAAATGGGTACTTGCAAACTTTAAAAAATGTATGGCAAATTTAGGAATATATGATTTACATTTACACGATTTAAGAAGCTTAGTTGCACAAACTGCATTAGATAATGGAGCAAATATATATGATGTATCTGCATTATTAGCACATTCTAATATTGCAACAACAGAAAAAAGATATGTTGATAAAAATAAAGACCATGCTCAAAAAGCACTTGATAAGTTTACTAGTGCAACAACTCTATTATTGGAAGAAGAGATAATTGATGTAGAAGTTGTTGAAGATAATTTTTTAGGTATTAAAAAACTCTTTCCAAATGCATCTGATGAGCAAGTTAAAAAAGCAATAGCTATTCTAGTGTCTGATAACTTAGATAAATTGAAATAA
- a CDS encoding HipA N-terminal domain-containing protein codes for MQRAKVFRNNIFVGLLTKLNEKQYVFVYDKEYLKLPNKKPISLTLPLQKEEFKSPYLFPFFYNLLAEGKLKDIQCKELRIDKDDDFSRLILTTKENTIGSITIEKDET; via the coding sequence ATGCAAAGAGCCAAAGTTTTTAGAAACAATATATTTGTAGGATTACTTACGAAACTAAATGAAAAACAGTACGTTTTTGTTTATGATAAAGAGTATTTGAAACTACCAAATAAAAAACCTATTAGTTTAACTTTACCATTACAAAAGGAAGAGTTTAAATCACCTTATTTATTTCCTTTTTTTTATAACTTACTAGCAGAAGGAAAACTAAAAGATATCCAATGTAAAGAATTAAGAATAGATAAAGATGATGATTTTTCAAGACTTATACTAACAACAAAAGAGAATACAATAGGCTCTATAACTATAGAAAAAGATGAGACATAA
- a CDS encoding IS110 family RNA-guided transposase — protein MYQYFLGIDISKDSFDFCFIDSNEKLLDKNHYLMSYEDFTNLGDILSSFSKDEILICIEATGIYHLNLLSFLLELNFNVCVINPLFVNAFTKSITIRKTKTDSKDAYTISLFAKRNSSTLRLSKLSDLETIKPIIREKEKLTNQISAIKTDIKALVNQLFPEFLKNTNIFSKSSLNLLLQAPSKQAIRNLKEKKIASLLNKDNQRGAKAKISANDILLLAQNSIGINNPSLEKILISKIKQLEFLQIQLDEYIKIIEEFVDEHHNDDIEILTSIAGVGKDSASSFLAEIGNIKNFESPKQIIAFAGTDPAIYQSGSSVNIRGSISKRGNSHLRRTIWHMARAATVWNETLKSYYDKKRNEGKTFKQSVIAVANKLIRIIFKMLKNNTKFESNHTNLAI, from the coding sequence ATGTACCAATATTTTCTAGGAATAGATATCTCTAAAGATAGTTTTGATTTTTGTTTTATAGATTCAAACGAGAAGCTATTAGATAAAAATCATTATCTTATGAGTTATGAAGATTTTACTAATCTTGGTGATATTTTATCTTCTTTTTCTAAGGATGAAATTTTAATATGCATAGAAGCAACAGGAATATACCATTTAAATTTACTCTCATTTTTATTAGAGCTTAATTTTAATGTATGTGTTATAAATCCATTGTTTGTTAATGCATTTACTAAATCAATAACTATTAGAAAAACTAAAACAGATAGCAAGGATGCATATACTATTTCTCTATTTGCAAAGAGAAATAGTAGTACACTTAGGCTATCAAAGCTTAGTGATTTAGAAACAATAAAACCTATCATTAGAGAAAAAGAGAAACTTACCAACCAAATATCAGCTATAAAAACTGATATTAAAGCATTAGTTAATCAATTATTCCCAGAATTTTTAAAGAACACAAATATCTTTTCAAAGAGCAGTTTAAATCTGCTCTTGCAAGCTCCTAGCAAACAAGCTATTAGGAACTTGAAAGAGAAGAAAATAGCTTCACTTTTAAACAAAGATAACCAAAGAGGAGCTAAAGCTAAAATCAGTGCTAATGATATACTTTTATTAGCTCAAAATTCTATTGGTATTAACAATCCATCTTTAGAAAAAATACTCATCTCTAAAATCAAACAATTAGAATTCTTACAAATTCAATTAGATGAGTACATTAAAATAATAGAAGAGTTTGTTGACGAACATCACAATGACGATATTGAAATATTAACATCTATTGCTGGTGTTGGAAAAGATAGTGCTTCATCATTTCTTGCAGAGATAGGAAATATAAAAAACTTTGAATCACCTAAGCAAATTATTGCATTTGCAGGCACTGATCCAGCTATTTACCAAAGTGGATCTTCAGTTAATATTAGAGGTTCAATTTCAAAAAGAGGCAACTCTCATTTAAGAAGAACCATATGGCATATGGCAAGAGCAGCAACTGTTTGGAATGAAACACTCAAATCCTATTATGATAAAAAACGAAATGAAGGCAAAACTTTTAAACAATCAGTTATTGCTGTTGCCAATAAACTCATTCGTATTATTTTTAAAATGTTAAAGAACAATACTAAATTTGAATCAAATCACACAAATTTAGCAATATAA
- a CDS encoding recombinase family protein: MLIGYARVSTTDQNLTLQKEALEKAGCERIYEDEISGTKDNRPGLEKALEHLRKDDTLVVWKLDRLGRSVKSLIDLVSDLNSRNIHFKSLTDSIDTSTPSGRFFFHVMASLAQMERELIVERTKAGLDAAKKLGRIGGRKRKMTDSKLANAKKLLESGALPKDVAKDLGISLATLYRWIPAT; encoded by the coding sequence ATGCTAATAGGTTATGCAAGGGTTTCTACAACTGATCAAAATCTTACATTGCAAAAAGAGGCTCTAGAAAAAGCTGGTTGTGAAAGAATTTATGAAGATGAAATAAGTGGCACAAAAGATAATAGACCAGGACTTGAAAAAGCTCTAGAACATTTAAGAAAAGATGATACTTTAGTTGTATGGAAATTAGATCGTCTTGGAAGAAGTGTAAAAAGTTTAATTGACCTTGTAAGTGACCTTAATTCGAGAAATATACATTTTAAAAGTCTAACTGATTCTATTGATACTTCAACACCATCAGGAAGATTCTTTTTTCATGTAATGGCAAGTTTAGCACAAATGGAAAGAGAATTAATTGTTGAAAGAACAAAAGCTGGTCTTGATGCTGCAAAAAAACTTGGACGCATTGGTGGTAGAAAAAGAAAAATGACCGATAGTAAACTTGCAAATGCAAAAAAACTTTTAGAATCTGGAGCTCTACCTAAAGATGTTGCAAAAGATTTAGGAATTTCTCTTGCTACATTGTATAGATGGATTCCTGCAACTTAA
- a CDS encoding IS630 family transposase: MEKIDARKLSPRELSEKRKIAIKLREKGVPNKEVAEIVGISAQTISTYYTQYKNSGANIFKVKNAGRPKKSGKRLSDEQEAKIIRMLIDTNPQQLQFKFALWTREAVRQLIFRELEIDMPISTVGDYLAKWQFTSKKPIKRAYERKDVNTQKWLNEEYPQIKKEAKSENADIWWADETACVSLPSNLKGYAPIGSKNKPILNHPAQKFKINMISAITNTGKSMFALYNESINIDKFIDFCQKVIESNNGKKVFLIVDNLRVHHAKLVKEWEEENSKYIKLFYLPPYSPEFNPDEYLNQDYKRNGNKNNIPKNQKELKENTQNYMENLQKNPQKIANFFQHPSVKYAC, from the coding sequence ATGGAAAAAATAGATGCAAGAAAATTATCACCAAGAGAGTTGTCTGAAAAACGGAAGATAGCCATAAAGTTAAGAGAAAAAGGTGTGCCAAATAAAGAGGTAGCAGAGATTGTTGGGATATCAGCTCAAACTATATCAACCTACTATACACAATACAAAAATAGTGGAGCTAATATTTTTAAAGTCAAGAATGCTGGACGACCTAAAAAAAGTGGTAAGCGATTAAGTGATGAACAAGAAGCTAAAATTATTAGAATGCTTATAGATACAAATCCACAACAACTACAATTTAAATTTGCACTATGGACAAGAGAGGCAGTAAGACAACTAATTTTTAGAGAATTAGAAATAGATATGCCAATATCAACTGTTGGAGATTATTTGGCTAAATGGCAATTTACTTCAAAAAAGCCAATAAAAAGGGCATATGAGAGGAAAGATGTAAATACTCAAAAATGGCTAAATGAAGAGTATCCGCAAATAAAAAAAGAAGCAAAAAGTGAAAATGCCGATATTTGGTGGGCTGATGAGACAGCTTGTGTTTCACTACCTTCAAACCTAAAAGGATATGCACCAATAGGAAGTAAAAATAAACCAATACTAAATCATCCAGCACAAAAATTTAAGATCAATATGATAAGTGCTATTACCAATACTGGTAAATCAATGTTTGCTCTTTATAATGAATCTATAAATATTGATAAATTTATAGATTTTTGTCAAAAAGTAATAGAATCAAATAATGGTAAAAAAGTATTTCTTATTGTAGATAACCTAAGAGTTCATCATGCAAAACTTGTAAAAGAATGGGAAGAAGAGAATTCAAAATATATAAAACTATTTTATTTGCCACCATACTCACCAGAGTTTAATCCAGATGAATATTTAAATCAAGATTATAAAAGAAATGGAAATAAAAATAATATTCCAAAAAATCAAAAAGAGTTAAAAGAGAATACTCAAAATTATATGGAGAATTTACAAAAGAATCCACAAAAAATTGCTAATTTTTTTCAACATCCAAGTGTTAAATATGCTTGCTGA
- a CDS encoding aldehyde dehydrogenase family protein, with translation MIYDRPKYKEQYENFIGGEWIPPNSKEYIQNISPVDGKVLTKIPRSNEKDVDLAIEAAKKGFEEFKHTSVAQRSALLNKIADIVEQNLETLAVAETLDNGKAVRETLNADLPLFIDHFRYFASVIRAEAGTVADLDENTISQEIYEPYGVVAQIIPWNFPLLMAAWKLAPAIAAGNCVILKPASSTPLSILLFLDLIKDVLPKGVINVINGSGGKIGKYLVTHPDIKKVAFTGETSTGQEIMRYATENIIPSTLELGGKSPNIFFESIMQEDDEFFDKAIEGLVLFAFNSGEVCTCPSRALIQESIYEPFMKRVIERVKAIKLGNPLDTENTMGAQNSFNQKEKIAKYLKLAKEEDGAECLVGGDIYHSTINPDGFYIQPTIYKGHNKMKIFQEEIFGPVLSVTTFKDEEEAIKIANDTIYGLGAGVWSRDAHQIHRTSRAIEAGRIWVNCYHLYPAHASFGGYKKSGIGRETHMMMLNNYRHTKNILTSFNTKALGFF, from the coding sequence ATGATTTACGATAGACCAAAGTATAAAGAGCAATATGAAAATTTCATAGGTGGGGAGTGGATTCCTCCAAATAGCAAAGAGTACATTCAAAATATTTCTCCAGTTGATGGAAAAGTTCTTACAAAAATACCAAGATCAAATGAAAAAGATGTTGATTTAGCAATTGAAGCAGCTAAAAAAGGTTTTGAAGAATTTAAACATACATCAGTTGCACAAAGAAGTGCTTTATTGAATAAAATTGCAGATATTGTAGAGCAAAATTTAGAGACTTTAGCAGTTGCTGAAACACTAGATAATGGAAAAGCAGTAAGGGAAACGTTAAATGCTGACTTACCACTATTTATAGACCATTTTAGGTATTTTGCATCAGTTATAAGAGCAGAAGCTGGAACAGTTGCTGATTTAGATGAAAATACTATTTCGCAAGAAATTTATGAACCTTATGGAGTAGTAGCTCAAATTATACCTTGGAATTTTCCACTTTTAATGGCTGCATGGAAATTAGCTCCAGCAATAGCTGCTGGAAATTGTGTAATACTAAAACCTGCTAGCTCAACTCCACTTTCAATACTTTTATTTTTAGATCTAATAAAAGATGTATTGCCTAAAGGTGTTATAAATGTTATAAATGGATCAGGTGGAAAAATAGGTAAATATTTAGTAACACATCCAGATATTAAAAAAGTTGCATTTACTGGAGAGACATCAACAGGTCAAGAAATCATGAGATATGCAACAGAAAATATTATTCCTTCAACTTTGGAATTGGGTGGAAAATCTCCAAACATTTTCTTTGAATCAATTATGCAAGAAGATGATGAATTTTTTGATAAAGCTATAGAAGGACTTGTACTATTTGCATTTAATTCTGGAGAAGTTTGTACATGTCCATCAAGAGCGCTAATTCAAGAGTCAATATATGAACCATTTATGAAAAGAGTGATTGAAAGAGTAAAAGCTATAAAACTTGGTAATCCTTTAGATACTGAAAATACAATGGGTGCTCAAAACTCTTTTAATCAAAAAGAGAAGATTGCTAAATATTTAAAATTGGCAAAGGAAGAAGATGGAGCGGAGTGTTTAGTAGGAGGGGATATTTATCATTCAACAATTAATCCCGATGGTTTTTATATTCAACCAACAATTTACAAAGGGCACAATAAAATGAAAATTTTCCAAGAAGAGATTTTTGGACCAGTTTTATCTGTAACAACTTTTAAAGATGAAGAAGAAGCAATAAAAATTGCAAATGATACAATCTATGGTTTAGGAGCAGGAGTTTGGTCTAGAGATGCTCATCAAATTCATAGAACTTCAAGAGCGATTGAAGCTGGAAGAATTTGGGTGAATTGTTATCATTTATATCCTGCTCATGCTTCATTTGGTGGATATAAAAAATCAGGTATTGGAAGAGAAACTCATATGATGATGTTAAATAATTATAGACATACAAAAAATATTTTAACTTCATTTAATACAAAAGCTTTAGGGTTCTTCTAA
- a CDS encoding Wzz/FepE/Etk N-terminal domain-containing protein → MQENIKQYEDEIDLRELFKTIWDKKVFIVVFTLLVTILAGFYAYSKTPIYEVKSYVEIGYINKEKIEDIDALEHKLKVLFEVENPKYEEDSFEKGIVSSIKQIKGVKSFLEIKTEAISNEAALNKNKEVLKFIQESSQESIKQYEIVLENTILNKKREIDFINEINIKNIKSEIDILKEQELKNIDTKIAILRNQNIESVNKEISLLKTQEIPKLRTQINFLVNSKIKSLQDKIIYHSKSLNIYTNELDKINKNIEKSDSTTAMVASVQILNYQNLITNSQNQIKDLELQIEVIQNETIPDLKYKLENITNVQIKNLEYKKANMLSVDIKDLENQRLNVSNEKIRKLQDKINIELQTKISQLNEEIDTLNFKKSEQNLSNTKLVGEYIVNNFPVKPKKSLIISVAFVTGFILSIFLVFLINFIRKN, encoded by the coding sequence ATGCAAGAAAACATTAAACAGTATGAAGATGAAATAGATTTAAGAGAACTTTTTAAAACTATTTGGGATAAGAAAGTTTTTATAGTTGTATTTACATTATTAGTGACTATTTTAGCAGGTTTTTATGCTTATAGCAAAACACCAATCTATGAAGTAAAATCTTATGTAGAAATTGGCTATATAAATAAAGAAAAAATTGAAGATATTGATGCATTAGAACACAAATTAAAAGTACTTTTTGAAGTTGAAAATCCAAAATATGAAGAAGATAGTTTTGAAAAAGGAATTGTAAGTTCAATTAAACAAATAAAAGGTGTAAAAAGTTTTTTAGAAATAAAAACTGAAGCAATTAGTAATGAAGCAGCTTTAAATAAAAATAAAGAAGTTTTAAAATTTATTCAAGAATCATCTCAAGAAAGTATTAAACAATATGAAATAGTTTTAGAAAATACTATTTTAAATAAAAAAAGAGAAATAGATTTTATAAATGAGATAAATATAAAAAATATAAAATCTGAAATAGATATTTTAAAAGAGCAAGAGTTAAAAAATATAGATACAAAAATAGCAATATTAAGAAATCAAAATATTGAAAGTGTCAATAAAGAGATTAGTTTGTTAAAAACTCAAGAAATTCCAAAACTTAGAACTCAAATAAATTTTTTAGTAAATTCAAAAATTAAATCATTACAAGATAAAATTATTTATCATTCTAAAAGTTTAAATATTTATACTAATGAACTTGACAAAATAAATAAAAATATAGAAAAATCTGATAGTACAACAGCAATGGTAGCATCTGTTCAAATTTTAAATTATCAGAATTTAATAACAAATTCACAAAATCAAATAAAAGATTTGGAATTGCAAATAGAAGTAATACAAAATGAAACAATACCAGATTTAAAATATAAACTTGAAAATATAACTAATGTACAGATAAAAAATTTAGAATATAAAAAAGCTAACATGTTAAGTGTTGATATAAAAGATTTAGAAAATCAAAGGTTAAATGTTTCAAATGAAAAAATTAGAAAGCTACAAGATAAAATCAATATTGAATTACAAACAAAAATTTCCCAATTAAATGAAGAGATTGATACTTTAAATTTTAAAAAATCAGAACAAAATCTTAGCAATACAAAACTTGTTGGTGAGTATATAGTAAATAATTTTCCAGTAAAACCTAAAAAATCTCTTATAATTTCAGTTGCATTTGTAACCGGATTTATACTTTCAATTTTCTTGGTATTTTTAATAAACTTTATAAGAAAAAATTAA
- a CDS encoding MBOAT family O-acyltransferase translates to MLFNSYEFLLLFLPITLILYFYLNSIKMVTLSKLMLVIASLFFYSWWNSIYLLLILGSMIFNFIIGRSLGKTASKVLLIFGIIGNVALLGYFKYTDFFIENFNWVLSRDVDLLHLALPLAISYFTFQQIAFLVDNYRGEVKEFSFLNYSLFITFFPQLLMGPIVHHKEMMPQFALKWRSILRWENISLGLFIFAIGLAKKTLIGDPLTDYAQYAFDNAQKLTMIEAWYASTSYVLSYYFDLSGYADMAIGIAKMFNIDLPKNFNSPYKARNFADYWRRWHMTLSRFLGDYIYKSLGGNKNIVWIIYLNIMITFFVSGFWHGAGWTFVVWGLLNGIFVVMAHMMKKANLEMNFYVAWFLMFIGLIITRTLFVAKDFSDAWYVTKTMFNPMNLKFEGLVYIDPILQSLYLAIALILALGFKNSAQIAENFKPNIKYTLYTIVLLATSLFTFSSAKEFLYFQF, encoded by the coding sequence TTGCTTTTTAACTCTTATGAATTCTTACTACTATTTTTACCAATAACTTTGATACTATATTTTTATCTAAATTCTATAAAAATGGTTACTTTGAGTAAATTAATGCTTGTGATTGCAAGTTTATTTTTTTATTCATGGTGGAATTCTATTTATTTACTTTTAATTTTAGGAAGTATGATTTTTAATTTTATAATTGGAAGATCTTTAGGAAAAACTGCTTCAAAAGTCTTACTTATATTTGGAATTATTGGTAATGTTGCACTTTTAGGATATTTCAAATATACAGATTTTTTTATAGAAAATTTTAATTGGGTTTTAAGTAGGGATGTTGATTTACTTCATCTAGCCTTGCCATTAGCAATTAGTTATTTTACATTTCAGCAAATTGCTTTTTTAGTGGATAATTACAGAGGAGAGGTAAAAGAGTTTAGTTTTTTAAATTATTCACTATTTATTACTTTTTTTCCACAGCTTTTAATGGGTCCAATTGTTCATCATAAAGAGATGATGCCCCAATTTGCTTTAAAATGGAGAAGTATTTTAAGATGGGAAAATATTTCTTTAGGACTATTTATTTTTGCAATAGGTCTTGCAAAAAAAACATTAATAGGTGATCCACTTACAGATTATGCTCAATATGCTTTTGATAATGCTCAAAAATTAACTATGATAGAAGCTTGGTATGCTTCAACTTCATATGTTTTATCCTACTATTTTGACTTATCAGGTTATGCAGATATGGCAATTGGAATTGCAAAAATGTTTAATATTGATTTACCAAAAAACTTTAATTCTCCATATAAAGCAAGAAATTTTGCTGACTATTGGAGAAGATGGCATATGACTTTGAGTCGATTTTTAGGAGATTATATTTATAAAAGTTTAGGTGGCAATAAAAATATTGTTTGGATTATTTACTTGAATATTATGATTACTTTTTTTGTTTCTGGTTTTTGGCATGGTGCTGGATGGACATTTGTTGTTTGGGGATTATTAAATGGTATTTTTGTAGTAATGGCACATATGATGAAAAAAGCTAATTTAGAAATGAATTTTTATGTAGCATGGTTTTTAATGTTTATTGGGTTAATTATTACAAGAACTTTATTTGTTGCAAAAGATTTTAGTGATGCTTGGTATGTTACAAAAACTATGTTTAATCCTATGAATTTAAAATTTGAAGGGTTGGTTTATATAGATCCTATATTACAAAGTCTTTATCTTGCTATTGCTTTAATATTAGCTTTAGGATTTAAAAATAGCGCCCAAATTGCGGAAAATTTTAAACCAAATATAAAATATACTCTTTATACAATAGTGCTATTAGCTACTAGTTTGTTCACTTTTTCAAGTGCAAAAGAGTTTTTATATTTTCAATTTTAG
- a CDS encoding helix-turn-helix domain-containing protein — MELTNIKIGKIIKKRRMELNLELKDLQDYSGVNYVSISDIENGKANPTIKTLEKLLDVLGMQINIEVVTK; from the coding sequence ATGGAATTAACTAATATAAAAATAGGAAAAATTATCAAAAAAAGAAGAATGGAATTAAATCTTGAATTAAAAGATTTACAAGATTATTCAGGTGTAAATTATGTTTCAATTTCAGATATTGAAAATGGAAAAGCAAATCCAACTATAAAAACTCTTGAAAAGCTTTTAGATGTTTTGGGTATGCAAATAAATATTGAGGTAGTAACTAAATAA
- a CDS encoding type II toxin-antitoxin system HipA family toxin gives MENDICLGCLATNKTLKNNYCLKCIKELFNGIVPNPLNFDRVEFTKKRAELSPRMSISGVQDKISLTFEKKDLVPTAINGKYILKPISSGDGYIQNEKDVVANEHLSMLISKNIFNIPTASCGLIQFSDGELAYITKRFDYDDISGLKYDQEDFAGIIGVTPSSHGENYKYDACSYLDCVRIIKKYVASSVVSVEDFFKRIILNYLICNGDAHLKNFSLFSKVNSNEYFLTPNYDLLNTRFHVNEKYGDMALELLDGYTATYEKYGYYTYDDFKTFAKYIDLPDVRFNKIMKFIEESYPKVEELIDKSFLSESAKKFYKSSYQERMKRIKF, from the coding sequence ATGGAAAATGATATTTGTTTGGGTTGTTTAGCAACAAATAAAACACTTAAAAATAATTATTGTTTAAAATGCATAAAAGAACTTTTTAATGGGATAGTACCAAATCCTTTAAATTTTGACAGAGTTGAATTTACTAAAAAAAGAGCTGAGTTATCACCTAGAATGTCAATTTCAGGAGTTCAAGATAAAATCTCTTTAACTTTTGAAAAAAAAGATTTAGTTCCAACTGCGATTAATGGAAAATATATCTTAAAACCAATTTCTAGTGGTGATGGATATATTCAAAATGAAAAAGATGTTGTTGCAAATGAACATTTATCAATGCTTATATCAAAAAATATTTTTAATATCCCAACAGCAAGTTGTGGATTAATACAGTTTAGTGATGGTGAACTTGCATATATAACTAAAAGATTTGATTATGATGATATTTCAGGATTAAAATATGACCAAGAAGATTTTGCAGGAATTATTGGTGTAACACCATCATCTCATGGTGAAAACTATAAATATGATGCTTGTAGTTATCTTGATTGTGTAAGAATAATAAAAAAATATGTAGCTTCTAGTGTAGTTTCAGTAGAAGACTTTTTTAAGAGAATTATTTTGAATTATCTAATTTGTAATGGCGATGCTCATTTGAAAAACTTTTCTTTGTTTAGTAAAGTAAATTCAAATGAATATTTTTTAACACCAAATTATGATCTACTAAATACTAGATTTCATGTAAATGAAAAATATGGAGATATGGCACTAGAGTTATTAGATGGATATACAGCTACTTATGAAAAATACGGATATTATACTTATGATGATTTCAAAACATTTGCAAAGTATATAGATTTACCAGATGTTAGATTCAATAAAATTATGAAGTTTATAGAAGAAAGTTATCCTAAAGTTGAAGAGTTGATTGATAAATCATTTTTAAGTGAAAGTGCAAAAAAGTTTTATAAATCATCTTATCAAGAGAGAATGAAAAGAATTAAATTTTAA